A window of the Desulforapulum autotrophicum HRM2 genome harbors these coding sequences:
- a CDS encoding ABC transporter ATP-binding protein, whose protein sequence is MVGNAPEIRIENLNKIYGSHEEAVTAVKNVSMTLAPGSFTALVGYSGCGKTTLLRLLAGLEKPCSGSVCVYPDHTYPAVMFQNPCLLPWMTVRRNLLVALRHRLDWKHNKKEIGQRVNAALERVGLRDREKAFPHELSGGMAQRASLARALCQESGFLLMDEPFSSLDALTRAKLQKDLKGIWYKKKCTILFITHDISEALFLAKRILIMNNGCITADLTADTLNQYDDAKAVILSLMNGKTRKNEN, encoded by the coding sequence ATGGTAGGAAATGCGCCAGAAATAAGAATTGAAAATCTGAACAAGATTTATGGGAGTCACGAGGAGGCGGTTACAGCGGTCAAAAATGTTTCCATGACGCTTGCGCCCGGTTCTTTTACGGCCCTGGTCGGTTACAGCGGCTGTGGCAAAACAACGCTTCTCCGGCTTCTTGCCGGACTGGAAAAACCCTGCTCCGGTTCCGTCTGCGTGTATCCGGATCATACTTACCCAGCGGTCATGTTTCAAAACCCCTGCTTGCTCCCCTGGATGACAGTACGCAGAAACCTGCTGGTTGCCCTGCGGCACCGGCTTGACTGGAAACACAATAAAAAAGAAATCGGGCAGCGGGTGAACGCAGCCCTTGAACGGGTCGGGCTCAGGGACAGAGAAAAGGCTTTTCCCCACGAATTGTCAGGGGGTATGGCCCAGAGAGCAAGTCTTGCAAGAGCCCTGTGTCAGGAATCCGGTTTTCTCCTGATGGATGAACCTTTTTCGTCCCTTGATGCGCTTACCCGGGCAAAACTTCAGAAAGACCTCAAAGGCATCTGGTACAAGAAAAAATGCACCATCCTGTTTATTACCCATGATATTTCAGAAGCCCTTTTTTTGGCTAAACGAATTTTGATTATGAACAACGGGTGTATTACAGCAGACCTGACGGCTGATACGTTAAATCAGTATGATGATGCCAAAGCTGTAATTCTCTCTTTAATGAATGGTAAAACAAGAAAAAATGAAAACTAA
- a CDS encoding 4Fe-4S dicluster domain-containing protein — MNSFVVGDPRLCIGCKACIIACAKAHREKGKDKEYDHPFHPRLSLVETPGITIPVQCRHCEDSPCAQVCPVNAIIQKGNHIDVIDELCVGCKSCVLACPFGAISVTERPALGAGFRLEIHGGEDSCEKQIFRVEKCDLCGDDEDPACIKVCPASALRLVRGEQLEEKKMSRRKLSAKRL; from the coding sequence ATGAATAGTTTTGTTGTGGGGGATCCACGTCTGTGCATCGGCTGCAAGGCCTGTATCATTGCCTGCGCCAAGGCGCACCGGGAAAAGGGGAAAGACAAGGAATATGATCATCCCTTCCACCCCCGACTGTCCCTTGTTGAAACCCCTGGAATAACCATTCCCGTTCAATGCCGGCATTGTGAAGACTCACCCTGTGCCCAGGTCTGCCCGGTGAATGCCATCATACAAAAAGGCAACCATATTGACGTGATCGATGAACTTTGTGTAGGATGCAAAAGTTGTGTTTTAGCGTGCCCGTTTGGCGCAATTTCTGTGACCGAAAGACCAGCCCTTGGTGCGGGTTTTCGGTTGGAAATCCATGGAGGGGAGGACTCCTGTGAAAAGCAGATCTTTCGGGTTGAAAAATGCGATCTTTGCGGAGACGATGAAGATCCTGCCTGTATCAAGGTCTGCCCTGCATCCGCCCTTCGATTGGTGCGTGGCGAACAGCTTGAAGAAAAAAAAATGAGCCGCAGGAAGCTCAGTGCAAAGCGCCTGTAA
- the hydE gene encoding [FeFe] hydrogenase H-cluster radical SAM maturase HydE, giving the protein MKTNPKALGPAELTELFYNATTAELATMGNKICTQVHGRNVLLRGLLEYTNYCVSNCLYCGIRRENRKVQRYRIKENRLLEVIQAGFDRGLRTFVIQGGEDPCYPVERICRLVEAIKQKTRGEAAVTLSCGMRSREEYGEMVQAGADRYLIRFETSDPKLHACLRDGKTLKDRLQALEDTRTAGFQTGSGFMLGLPGETPEVRLENILLCQRLELDMVGIGPFIPHPDTPLKHVKQHPIEDSIRGVALLRLALPQTHIPATTAAGTLQPDGREQMIAAGANVLMPNITPADFKKDYLLYPGKICLDESGIHCINDLSSRVRPLDRELCFDRGDAPRIAGMRQ; this is encoded by the coding sequence ATGAAAACTAACCCCAAGGCCCTGGGTCCCGCAGAATTGACAGAACTCTTTTACAACGCCACAACAGCCGAACTGGCAACTATGGGAAATAAGATTTGCACCCAGGTCCATGGCAGAAACGTTCTGCTCCGCGGACTCCTGGAATATACCAACTACTGTGTCAGCAACTGCCTGTACTGCGGTATCCGCCGGGAGAATCGGAAGGTACAACGCTACCGGATTAAAGAAAACCGCCTGCTTGAAGTGATTCAAGCCGGTTTCGACAGGGGGCTTCGTACCTTTGTCATTCAAGGGGGAGAGGATCCTTGCTATCCTGTGGAAAGAATCTGCCGACTGGTTGAAGCGATCAAACAGAAAACCCGGGGAGAGGCCGCTGTAACCCTCAGCTGCGGAATGCGCAGCAGAGAAGAGTATGGAGAGATGGTACAGGCGGGGGCAGACCGTTATCTGATCCGTTTCGAGACCTCTGATCCAAAGCTGCACGCCTGCCTGCGGGACGGTAAAACCCTGAAAGACCGACTGCAGGCCCTTGAGGATACCCGTACGGCAGGTTTTCAAACAGGCAGCGGCTTTATGCTGGGACTCCCCGGAGAAACGCCAGAAGTCAGACTGGAAAACATATTACTCTGCCAGAGACTGGAATTGGATATGGTTGGAATCGGCCCCTTTATCCCCCATCCAGATACCCCCCTGAAGCATGTGAAGCAACACCCCATTGAGGATTCCATCCGGGGAGTGGCACTTCTGCGCCTGGCCCTGCCCCAGACCCATATCCCCGCTACAACAGCGGCGGGAACCCTGCAGCCTGACGGCAGGGAACAGATGATCGCTGCGGGAGCCAATGTTCTGATGCCCAATATAACACCGGCGGATTTCAAGAAGGACTATCTGCTCTATCCCGGTAAAATCTGTCTTGATGAAAGCGGGATTCACTGCATCAACGACCTGTCCAGTCGGGTCAGACCCCTGGACAGAGAACTTTGTTTTGACCGGGGAGATGCCCCCCGAATTGCAGGGATGAGACAATGA
- a CDS encoding ABC transporter permease, with the protein MNRTAMGTFETLIIPLLILVLWTLASSFQWVNPYLLPSPGRVFLAACHLAETGELAKHLIVSFKRVLAGFSVTLVIAVPLSFLIYILPVFKRLLRVPLEFLRSVPPISTIPLLILWFGIGEASKMAVIVMASFFPVFLNLMGGLNTIEKEWQELSETLKFNHAEYIRYVLFPGAFPSFLTGIQLGLSYCWRALMGAEMIAAASGLGYLILDSQEMGRIDKVFVGIITLGICGIVLDRVLIKLFNRLIPWKDLEVEHKW; encoded by the coding sequence ATGAATAGAACAGCCATGGGAACGTTTGAAACGCTGATCATACCGCTTTTAATTCTTGTTCTCTGGACACTGGCGTCTTCTTTTCAGTGGGTTAATCCCTATCTGCTGCCCTCTCCCGGCAGGGTTTTTCTTGCCGCCTGTCATCTGGCTGAAACCGGAGAACTTGCAAAACACCTGATTGTCAGTTTTAAAAGAGTGCTTGCCGGATTTTCGGTTACACTGGTGATTGCGGTTCCTTTGAGTTTTCTTATCTATATTCTGCCTGTATTTAAACGGCTTTTGAGAGTTCCCCTTGAATTTCTACGCTCAGTACCGCCGATTTCCACGATTCCCCTGCTTATATTGTGGTTCGGAATAGGAGAAGCATCAAAAATGGCCGTTATTGTAATGGCATCTTTTTTCCCTGTTTTTCTTAACCTTATGGGGGGGCTCAATACCATTGAAAAAGAGTGGCAGGAGCTCTCGGAGACGTTGAAGTTCAACCATGCCGAATACATTCGCTATGTGCTTTTCCCCGGAGCGTTCCCTTCGTTTCTGACAGGCATTCAGCTGGGATTGAGTTACTGCTGGAGAGCGCTGATGGGCGCTGAAATGATAGCAGCCGCTTCAGGGCTGGGTTATCTTATCCTGGATTCCCAGGAAATGGGTCGAATTGACAAAGTTTTTGTCGGCATAATCACCTTGGGTATTTGCGGCATCGTCCTGGATCGCGTTCTTATTAAACTGTTTAACCGGCTGATTCCCTGGAAAGACCTTGAGGTAGAACATAAATGGTAG
- a CDS encoding ABC transporter substrate-binding protein: protein MKRFKILLISLVITIIAVSVSAGGQKEPADVTQLNISYVKSPFNLQVMVLKERQMLEKAFAPEGITIKWHEINSGAKQAEAMAAGSLDIASVMNTASVIIANSAGNEIDIIDIVSRPEQTFAVMVMDDGPRSVKDLSHCVVAGPKGTVLHQMLAAIEEKENLEDVQLVSMSLPQSQAALISKNVDAALLAGSLIIKTQNAGGRVLTTSEGYVTPLLVSASPRRFAQNHPEIIDHFTSVQQQAYTFIQNNLSQAIAIGARAQNLDSDEAKDLYNRSGIASSFTADDLSGLARDIAFLRNLNMIENDLEASEMLGDNLNVH from the coding sequence ATGAAACGATTCAAAATACTCTTGATTTCTCTGGTTATTACAATAATTGCTGTGTCTGTCAGTGCCGGAGGGCAGAAAGAACCTGCGGATGTAACACAGCTCAACATCTCCTATGTCAAATCTCCCTTTAATCTACAGGTAATGGTACTGAAAGAGAGACAGATGCTCGAGAAAGCGTTTGCACCTGAAGGGATAACGATAAAATGGCATGAAATTAATTCAGGTGCCAAACAGGCCGAAGCCATGGCTGCCGGTTCCCTTGATATTGCATCTGTCATGAATACGGCTTCTGTCATTATTGCCAATTCTGCCGGTAATGAAATCGATATAATAGATATTGTAAGCAGACCCGAGCAGACCTTTGCAGTGATGGTTATGGATGACGGGCCCCGGAGTGTTAAGGATCTGTCCCATTGTGTTGTCGCCGGGCCCAAGGGTACGGTTCTTCATCAAATGCTGGCAGCCATCGAAGAAAAAGAAAACCTGGAAGATGTACAGCTGGTCTCAATGAGTTTACCCCAGTCCCAGGCAGCCCTTATATCCAAAAATGTTGATGCTGCACTGCTGGCAGGGTCTCTGATCATAAAAACACAGAATGCCGGCGGGCGGGTTCTGACCACATCAGAGGGATATGTTACTCCCCTGCTTGTCAGTGCCAGTCCCCGGCGTTTTGCCCAAAATCATCCAGAGATCATTGACCATTTCACTTCGGTTCAGCAACAAGCCTACACTTTCATACAGAACAATCTTTCACAAGCAATTGCCATAGGGGCCAGGGCACAGAATCTTGACAGTGACGAAGCCAAAGATCTCTATAATCGATCCGGGATTGCATCCAGTTTTACGGCGGATGATCTTTCCGGTCTTGCCCGGGATATAGCGTTTCTAAGAAATTTGAATATGATAGAAAATGATTTAGAGGCATCGGAAATGCTGGGTGACAATTTAAATGTTCACTGA
- a CDS encoding sigma-54 interaction domain-containing protein, translating into MAEQNEQQEILRRFQPDGTITYVNDAACRFYQKERHELVGYNLAFFLTNVEKEAIMEAIFSITPEEPMVITRPNFVPTDGGIRCVEYENRGVFAPDGTVLEYRSVGREIGEIRPGDQGNGSGGTSGTGIEKKGPRYLEQKSVGIFSAEMLEVIEHAEKYHQDRSIPVLIEGETGVGKEVVARLIHFGGRDSLLPFMDINCTALSSNLFESELFGYEAGAFTGGVQRGQKGKLDCARGGSLFLDEIAEIPMDLQAKLLRVLEEKNFYRVGGLHKVATDIRVIAATNVGFSQHMREGKFRKDLYYRLKVGHIRIPALRERPDDILPLARMLLADFSAKRKKDFQGLNEECEQLFVRHPWPGNIRELKNLIEWATFMYDDKLLRPEHVAHRLETFDEPATALPASTTHPASMITVADIQAALANSSGNKTQAAKSLGISIRTLYNRLQRGR; encoded by the coding sequence ATGGCAGAGCAAAACGAACAACAAGAGATCCTCAGAAGATTTCAGCCGGATGGTACCATCACCTATGTCAATGATGCGGCTTGCCGTTTCTACCAAAAGGAACGCCATGAACTGGTGGGCTATAATCTTGCCTTCTTTTTAACGAACGTTGAAAAAGAAGCGATTATGGAGGCCATTTTCTCCATCACCCCGGAAGAACCCATGGTTATCACCCGTCCCAATTTTGTTCCCACCGACGGGGGCATTCGCTGTGTTGAATATGAAAACAGAGGCGTGTTTGCCCCTGATGGTACGGTTCTTGAGTATCGCTCTGTGGGACGTGAGATCGGTGAAATAAGACCTGGAGATCAGGGGAATGGCAGCGGGGGCACTTCGGGTACAGGCATAGAGAAAAAAGGGCCAAGATATTTAGAGCAGAAAAGTGTCGGTATCTTCTCGGCAGAGATGCTCGAAGTCATTGAGCATGCCGAGAAATATCATCAGGATCGCAGCATCCCCGTGTTGATTGAAGGCGAGACCGGTGTTGGCAAGGAGGTGGTCGCAAGGCTTATTCACTTTGGCGGCAGAGATTCCCTTCTTCCCTTTATGGATATTAACTGCACCGCTCTTTCTTCAAATCTTTTTGAAAGTGAGCTTTTTGGCTATGAAGCAGGGGCCTTTACAGGGGGCGTCCAGCGGGGGCAAAAGGGAAAACTTGATTGCGCCCGGGGCGGCAGTCTCTTTTTAGACGAAATTGCCGAAATCCCCATGGATTTGCAGGCCAAACTGCTTCGTGTTCTGGAAGAAAAAAATTTTTACAGGGTCGGCGGCCTCCACAAGGTCGCCACCGACATTCGGGTTATTGCCGCCACCAATGTCGGATTCAGCCAGCATATGCGGGAAGGCAAATTCAGAAAAGACCTCTATTACAGATTAAAGGTGGGGCATATTCGCATTCCCGCCCTCCGTGAAAGACCCGATGATATTTTACCCCTTGCCCGGATGCTCCTGGCTGATTTCAGCGCTAAACGGAAAAAAGACTTTCAAGGATTGAATGAGGAATGTGAACAACTCTTTGTTCGCCATCCATGGCCAGGCAATATAAGGGAGCTGAAAAATCTGATCGAGTGGGCGACCTTTATGTATGATGACAAACTGCTGCGGCCTGAACATGTGGCCCACAGACTTGAGACTTTTGACGAACCCGCCACGGCCCTTCCCGCATCCACAACCCACCCGGCAAGTATGATTACCGTGGCAGATATCCAGGCAGCCCTTGCCAATAGTTCCGGAAATAAAACCCAAGCGGCAAAGTCTTTGGGCATCTCCATAAGAACCTTGTACAATCGGCTGCAAAGAGGTAGGTAA
- a CDS encoding [FeFe] hydrogenase, group A: MKDAIVAIDEALCTGCGRCKEICPVGAVSGTPGQPHKIDQKKCIICGQCVQICSGYESILEEYAIDRATRLEQRGMLDTVQEPLFAAHYRGDVKKLLAALEDEKTVTLVQCAPAVRVALGEEFGLAYGVLTPGKMATSLRRLGFDRVYDTNFAADLTIMEEGAELLARLEKNEGLPMFTSCCPGWVKYLEDHYPDLLPHLSSCKSPQQMGGVLFKTYGAELAGVEPGCVYSVAIMPCTCKKYECDRDGMDSSGFRDVDLVITTRELAQLLKHKGIKFAGLADGEFDQPLGAYSGAGNIFGSTGGVMEAALRSSLELATGVPLDSVELNYLRGGEGFRVAQVEHQGVQLKVGIVAGIQHVAPLLDKIQQGEADFHFIEVMCCPLGCVSGGGQPKTVLPQQRIHATQARKQALYRHDSGLELRKSHENPQIQQLYKDFLGAPLGEKSHHLLHINYSDAEHCGGDHE, encoded by the coding sequence GGGCTGTTTCGGGTACACCTGGCCAACCCCATAAAATTGATCAAAAAAAATGTATCATCTGCGGACAATGTGTGCAGATCTGTTCGGGATATGAATCCATTCTCGAGGAATATGCCATTGACCGGGCCACTCGCTTAGAACAAAGGGGGATGCTTGATACGGTTCAAGAGCCTTTGTTTGCAGCCCACTACCGTGGAGATGTGAAAAAACTTCTGGCTGCCCTGGAAGATGAAAAGACCGTCACCCTGGTACAATGTGCACCCGCCGTACGCGTGGCGCTGGGTGAGGAGTTCGGACTTGCCTATGGGGTGCTTACGCCGGGAAAAATGGCCACCTCCCTTCGCAGGCTTGGTTTTGATCGCGTCTACGATACAAACTTTGCCGCTGACCTCACCATCATGGAGGAGGGGGCCGAGCTTCTTGCCCGGCTTGAGAAGAATGAGGGACTGCCCATGTTTACATCCTGCTGTCCCGGTTGGGTAAAGTATCTTGAAGATCATTATCCGGACCTGCTCCCCCACCTTTCCAGCTGCAAGTCTCCACAGCAGATGGGGGGCGTTCTCTTTAAGACATACGGTGCCGAACTTGCCGGGGTCGAGCCAGGCTGCGTGTACAGTGTTGCGATCATGCCCTGCACCTGCAAAAAATACGAGTGTGATCGAGACGGTATGGATTCCAGCGGTTTCAGGGATGTTGACCTTGTTATCACCACAAGGGAACTGGCTCAACTTCTGAAACATAAAGGAATCAAGTTTGCCGGCCTTGCTGATGGTGAGTTTGATCAGCCCCTGGGGGCATACTCGGGTGCGGGCAATATCTTTGGCAGCACAGGCGGGGTAATGGAGGCCGCATTGAGAAGCAGTCTGGAGCTTGCAACGGGAGTGCCCCTTGACAGTGTGGAACTAAACTATCTGCGGGGTGGTGAAGGATTTCGAGTGGCCCAGGTGGAACATCAGGGGGTTCAACTCAAGGTCGGTATTGTGGCAGGTATTCAACATGTGGCACCGCTGCTTGATAAAATCCAACAAGGGGAGGCCGATTTTCACTTCATCGAAGTGATGTGTTGCCCCCTGGGATGTGTCAGTGGTGGGGGTCAGCCGAAGACGGTTCTTCCCCAGCAACGCATCCATGCCACCCAGGCGCGTAAACAAGCGCTCTATCGGCATGACAGCGGACTTGAGCTGCGCAAATCCCATGAGAATCCTCAGATACAGCAACTCTACAAGGACTTTCTTGGCGCACCCCTGGGAGAAAAGTCCCACCATTTATTGCATATTAACTACAGCGACGCTGAACACTGTGGAGGAGATCATGAATAG